A genome region from Bradyrhizobium commune includes the following:
- a CDS encoding PepSY-associated TM helix domain-containing protein — protein MSRLGHKIKAGLLQVHSILGLVLALLLCLIALTGAIMSFEDEIVDHLNAGIMQVAPRTTPALMPDELVTRLKAGVDVGKVAAMTLSSDPSAAVHVRFARDEQGARPSSLYVDPYDAHVLGVPRGEEFFATVRRLHRWLLIPGDAKGWGRQITGIAALGLIVMLVSGLVLRWPRRAGHVKMWLKPNLGLSGRGLHRSLHAVIGTWVLPIYLVMTLTGLWYSFDWYKDGVVWLLSRPQVSAAKMQPKQPRAAGRPEPVQAVGFDRAWSTLLREEGGHFSRALLTLPGGPGTVLRIRSWGKETTLDTTRDEFRIDAVTGQIVSADRYAEKTLGEKIIANLLDIHRGAVLGWPGKLAFMMAAALMPLFAITGVLLYLSRRKLRRPAQPALGRLVPGE, from the coding sequence ATGAGTAGACTGGGGCACAAGATCAAAGCAGGCCTGCTTCAGGTTCATTCCATTCTGGGCCTCGTGCTTGCGCTGCTGCTCTGTCTGATCGCGCTGACCGGCGCGATCATGAGTTTCGAGGATGAGATCGTCGATCATCTCAATGCCGGGATCATGCAGGTCGCGCCGCGAACGACGCCGGCGCTGATGCCGGACGAACTGGTCACGCGCCTCAAGGCTGGCGTCGATGTCGGCAAGGTCGCGGCCATGACGCTGTCGAGCGATCCCTCCGCGGCGGTGCATGTCCGCTTCGCGCGCGACGAGCAGGGCGCGCGGCCGTCCTCGCTCTACGTCGATCCCTATGATGCCCATGTGCTCGGCGTGCCACGCGGCGAGGAATTTTTCGCAACCGTCCGCCGATTGCATCGCTGGCTGCTCATTCCCGGCGATGCCAAGGGGTGGGGCCGCCAGATCACCGGCATCGCCGCGCTCGGCCTGATCGTCATGCTGGTCTCGGGCCTGGTGCTGCGCTGGCCGCGCCGCGCTGGCCACGTGAAGATGTGGCTGAAGCCCAATCTCGGGCTCAGCGGCCGCGGGCTGCACCGGTCGCTGCATGCCGTCATCGGCACCTGGGTCCTGCCGATCTATCTGGTGATGACGTTGACGGGACTCTGGTACTCGTTCGACTGGTACAAGGACGGTGTCGTTTGGCTGCTGTCGCGCCCGCAAGTTTCCGCGGCGAAGATGCAGCCGAAACAGCCGCGAGCGGCCGGCCGGCCTGAGCCGGTTCAGGCTGTCGGGTTCGATCGCGCCTGGTCGACCTTGTTGCGCGAAGAGGGCGGCCATTTTTCCCGCGCCTTGCTGACGCTGCCCGGCGGTCCGGGCACGGTGCTGCGCATTCGATCATGGGGCAAGGAGACGACGCTCGACACCACGCGCGACGAATTCCGCATCGATGCGGTCACCGGTCAGATCGTGTCGGCTGATCGCTACGCCGAGAAGACGCTGGGCGAGAAGATCATTGCGAATCTGCTCGACATTCATCGCGGCGCCGTGCTGGGCTGGCCCGGTAAGCTCGCCTTCATGATGGCCGCGGCGCTGATGCCGCTGTTCGCAATCACCGGCGTGCTCCTGTATCTGTCGCGCCGCAAGCTACGGCGTCCCGCGCAACCGGCGCTTGGGCGGCTCGTTCCCGGTGAATGA
- a CDS encoding rhodanese-like domain-containing protein — protein sequence MKLPSVVTPADIRRALLLREEIALLDLRYEAAFASGHPLFAANMAADRIAVEAEVRLPRKDVAVVLYDDGEGLVEVGAERLAALGYSNVCALDGGLKAWRAAGYEVFEDVNSYSKAFGELVEARRHTPSFSADEVAKLIADKANIAILDVRRFDEYATMNIPGSVSVPGAELVLRAGKAAPDPDTTIIVNCAGRTRSIIGTQSLINAGVPNKVRALRNGTIGWTLARHTLAHGADRRGAIGSFEGGPANARDVAYRAGVRHIGASEISALVAETDRTLYRFDVRDAEAYSAGHLPGFRHYPGGQLVQETDMAAPVRGARIVLTDDKGVRADMTASWLAQMGWEVYVLEGGYDGPLEVSPPLVLPKPDPAHRYRRPYEGTDVTERAMQAYLDWEYGLVDQLRRDGTHGFYVI from the coding sequence ATGAAGCTTCCGAGCGTCGTCACCCCCGCCGATATCCGCCGTGCACTGCTGCTGCGCGAAGAGATCGCGCTGCTTGATCTCAGATACGAGGCGGCCTTCGCCAGCGGCCATCCGCTGTTCGCAGCCAACATGGCCGCAGACCGGATCGCGGTCGAAGCTGAGGTGCGGCTGCCGCGCAAGGACGTGGCGGTCGTGCTCTATGATGATGGTGAGGGACTGGTCGAAGTTGGTGCCGAGCGCCTTGCGGCGCTCGGCTACAGCAATGTATGCGCGCTCGACGGCGGGCTGAAAGCATGGCGCGCTGCGGGCTATGAAGTGTTCGAGGACGTCAATTCCTACTCAAAGGCGTTCGGCGAGCTGGTCGAGGCGCGTCGTCATACGCCCTCATTCAGCGCTGACGAGGTCGCAAAACTGATCGCGGACAAGGCCAACATCGCCATCCTCGATGTCCGCCGCTTCGATGAATATGCGACCATGAACATCCCGGGCTCGGTCAGCGTGCCCGGTGCGGAGCTGGTGCTGCGGGCAGGGAAGGCTGCGCCCGATCCCGACACCACCATCATCGTCAATTGCGCCGGCCGCACCCGTTCGATCATCGGCACCCAGTCGCTGATCAATGCCGGCGTGCCCAACAAGGTGCGTGCACTCCGCAACGGTACGATCGGCTGGACATTGGCGCGGCACACGCTCGCTCACGGCGCCGATCGGCGCGGCGCGATCGGCTCGTTCGAGGGCGGCCCGGCCAATGCGCGCGATGTCGCCTATCGCGCCGGCGTCCGCCACATCGGCGCGAGCGAGATCTCGGCGCTGGTCGCAGAGACCGATCGCACGCTCTACCGTTTTGACGTGCGCGATGCGGAGGCGTATTCCGCCGGCCACCTCCCGGGCTTCCGCCACTATCCCGGCGGCCAGCTCGTCCAGGAGACCGACATGGCCGCGCCGGTGCGCGGCGCGCGTATTGTCCTGACCGACGACAAGGGCGTGCGCGCCGACATGACGGCATCCTGGCTCGCGCAGATGGGCTGGGAGGTCTACGTGCTGGAAGGCGGCTATGACGGCCCCCTCGAGGTTAGCCCACCGCTGGTCCTGCCAAAGCCCGACCCTGCCCACCGCTATCGCCGCCCCTACGAAGGCACCGACGTCACCGAGCGCGCGATGCAGGCCTATCTCGACTGGGAATACGGCCTCGTCGACCAGCTCCGCCGCGACGGCACGCACGGGTTTTATGTGATCTGA
- the serA gene encoding phosphoglycerate dehydrogenase — MPASGQSSERSAKALLLEGVNDSAVDLFRSAGFTNIERLPKALDGEALRQALKGVSLLGIRSRTQITDEALEAADGLLAVGCFSVGTNQVDLLAARKRGIPVFNAPFSNTRSVAELVIGEIVMLLRQIFPRSVSAHDGGWDKSATGSREVRGRTLGIIGYGNIGSQLSTLAEAMGMRVIYYDRTDKLRHGNTEPVEKLEELLAQSDVVSLHVPETPETAGMIGENELKAMKPGSFLINNSRGTVVDLDALARALRDGHIAGAAIDVFPIEPSSNAERFKSPVQGLNNVILTPHVGGSTEEAQERIGGEVARKLVDYFITGSTMGAVNFPEVQLHLRPSGVRFSHVHRNVPGMLRRLNEVFLQRDINIAAQYLETAGDLGYVVLDADLGGEDSGTLLQQIRGLEGTVGARLVFEH; from the coding sequence ATGCCAGCCTCAGGCCAAAGCTCTGAGCGGAGCGCGAAGGCGCTGCTGCTCGAGGGCGTCAATGACAGCGCCGTCGACCTGTTTCGGAGCGCGGGCTTCACCAATATCGAACGGCTGCCCAAGGCGCTGGACGGCGAGGCGCTGCGCCAGGCGCTGAAGGGCGTGTCGCTGCTCGGCATCCGCTCGCGGACCCAGATCACGGATGAGGCGCTCGAAGCTGCCGACGGGTTGCTTGCGGTTGGCTGCTTCAGCGTCGGCACCAACCAGGTCGATCTGCTGGCGGCGCGCAAGCGCGGCATCCCCGTGTTCAACGCGCCGTTCTCCAATACCCGCAGCGTCGCCGAGCTCGTGATCGGCGAGATCGTGATGCTGCTGCGGCAGATCTTTCCGCGCTCGGTGTCGGCCCATGACGGCGGCTGGGACAAGTCCGCGACCGGCAGCCGCGAGGTCCGCGGCCGCACGCTCGGCATCATCGGCTATGGCAATATCGGCTCGCAGCTCTCGACGTTGGCAGAGGCGATGGGCATGCGGGTGATCTACTACGATCGCACCGACAAGCTCCGCCACGGCAACACCGAGCCGGTCGAGAAATTGGAAGAGCTTTTGGCGCAGAGCGACGTGGTCAGCCTGCACGTGCCGGAAACGCCGGAGACCGCCGGCATGATCGGCGAGAACGAGCTGAAGGCGATGAAGCCGGGCTCGTTCCTGATCAACAACAGCCGCGGCACCGTGGTCGATCTCGACGCGCTCGCGCGCGCCTTGCGCGACGGCCACATCGCGGGTGCCGCTATCGACGTGTTCCCGATCGAGCCGTCCTCGAACGCGGAACGATTCAAGAGCCCGGTGCAGGGTCTCAACAACGTCATCCTCACGCCGCATGTCGGCGGGTCCACCGAGGAGGCGCAGGAGCGTATCGGCGGCGAGGTCGCGCGCAAGCTGGTCGATTATTTCATCACCGGCTCGACCATGGGCGCGGTGAATTTCCCGGAGGTGCAGCTGCATTTGCGTCCCTCCGGCGTACGCTTCAGCCACGTCCATCGCAACGTGCCGGGCATGCTGCGCCGGCTGAACGAGGTCTTCCTCCAGCGCGACATCAATATCGCCGCGCAATATCTGGAGACCGCCGGCGACCTCGGCTATGTCGTGCTCGACGCCGATCTCGGCGGCGAGGATTCAGGTACGTTGCTCCAGCAGATCCGCGGCCTCGAGGGCACGGTCGGCGCACGGCTGGTATTCGAGCACTAG
- a CDS encoding patatin-like phospholipase family protein, translating to MERDAVLIDLALQGGGSHGAFSWGVLDRLLEEKWLTVAAISGTSAGAMNAAVLADGWTAGGADGARAALEQYWRRVSQAAAFSPLQRSPLDRLMGRWTLDTSPFYILTDLMSRVLSPYDLNPTGYNPLRAVLAESIDFERLARSPIQLFITATRVRTGRGRIFRNAEITADVLLASACLPTMFRAIEIDGEPYWDGGFAGNPTITPLVRESDAHDTILIQINPTERPEEPRTAAEILNRLNEISFNSPLMKELRMIALLRQAADPGSGEGARWAKMRTHRIKSDMLAKFGASSKLNAEWEFVSMLRAEGRIAADAFLREHGADIGRQSTADLDVLLSEC from the coding sequence ATGGAACGGGACGCCGTACTGATTGATCTCGCACTTCAAGGCGGCGGTTCGCACGGCGCCTTTTCCTGGGGCGTGCTCGACCGCCTGCTGGAGGAAAAGTGGCTCACGGTCGCTGCGATCTCCGGAACCTCCGCAGGCGCGATGAATGCGGCCGTGCTGGCGGACGGCTGGACCGCCGGTGGCGCCGACGGCGCGCGCGCCGCGCTCGAACAATATTGGCGCCGCGTTTCGCAAGCCGCTGCCTTCAGCCCGCTACAGCGCTCGCCGCTCGACCGGCTGATGGGGCGCTGGACCCTCGATACATCGCCCTTCTACATCCTCACAGATCTGATGTCGCGGGTGCTGTCGCCCTACGATCTCAACCCGACCGGCTACAATCCGCTGCGCGCGGTGCTGGCCGAGAGCATCGATTTCGAGCGCCTCGCGCGTTCGCCGATCCAGCTCTTCATCACCGCGACGCGGGTGCGGACCGGCCGTGGCCGCATCTTCCGCAACGCTGAGATCACGGCGGACGTGCTATTGGCATCGGCCTGCCTGCCGACCATGTTCCGCGCGATCGAGATCGATGGCGAACCCTATTGGGACGGCGGCTTTGCCGGCAACCCGACCATCACGCCGCTGGTCCGCGAGAGCGACGCGCATGACACCATCCTCATCCAGATCAACCCGACCGAGCGGCCGGAGGAGCCACGGACGGCTGCCGAGATCCTCAACCGCCTCAACGAAATCTCCTTCAACTCGCCGTTGATGAAGGAGCTGCGCATGATCGCGCTGCTGCGCCAGGCCGCCGACCCCGGCAGCGGCGAGGGCGCGCGCTGGGCGAAAATGCGGACGCACCGGATCAAGAGCGACATGCTGGCGAAGTTCGGCGCCTCGTCGAAGCTCAACGCGGAATGGGAGTTCGTCTCGATGCTGCGCGCCGAGGGACGCATCGCGGCGGATGCGTTTCTGCGCGAGCACGGCGCAGACATCGGCCGGCAATCGACCGCCGATCTCGACGTCCTCCTGTCGGAGTGCTGA
- a CDS encoding GntP family permease codes for MGLLGLLVGLGLLVLFAFRGWSVLLLAPFAALIAALFGGEPLLANLTQIFMVNAAGFLAQFFPIFLLGAVFGKLMDDSGAVTSVAAFMAERLGEHRVILAVVLAGAAVTYGGVSLFVAFFVIVPMARSLFRAAAIPRRLIPAAIVLGTSTFTMSALPGTPSIQNAIPMPFFGTTPFAAPGLGIIASLVMLGTGLWWLQRAEAAARRAGEGYGDDVEGATERAAADELVRERATTAREFDPAELQHGHRSSAPSPVVSAIVPLIVVVVVNLAMSFVVLPRLDVSYLAEQRFGETSLAAVAGVWSVAVALTAAIVTTIVLNWSQLPALRQTMDAGANASVLPAFSVASLVGFGAVVAALPAFTTVRDWVLAIEGGPLVSLAVATNILAALTGSASGGLTIALDALGQTYMELAARTGIDAALMHRVAVIGSGTLDILPHNGAVVSLLAICGLTHRDSYLDIVMVGIVTSLLALMAVIALGSAVGSF; via the coding sequence ATGGGTCTTCTCGGCCTCCTCGTCGGGCTGGGCCTGCTCGTCCTGTTCGCGTTTCGCGGCTGGAGCGTGCTGCTGCTCGCGCCGTTTGCGGCGCTCATTGCCGCATTGTTCGGCGGCGAGCCGCTGCTTGCGAACCTCACCCAGATCTTCATGGTGAATGCGGCGGGATTCCTGGCGCAGTTCTTCCCGATCTTCCTGCTCGGCGCCGTCTTCGGCAAGCTGATGGACGACAGCGGCGCGGTCACCTCGGTCGCCGCCTTCATGGCGGAACGCCTTGGTGAGCACCGCGTGATCCTGGCGGTGGTGTTGGCCGGTGCGGCGGTTACCTATGGCGGCGTCAGCCTGTTCGTTGCGTTCTTCGTCATCGTGCCGATGGCCCGCTCGCTGTTTCGTGCCGCTGCGATTCCGCGCCGGCTGATTCCTGCCGCGATCGTGCTGGGCACGTCGACCTTCACCATGTCGGCGCTGCCGGGCACGCCGTCGATCCAGAATGCGATCCCGATGCCGTTCTTCGGCACGACGCCGTTTGCCGCGCCCGGCCTCGGCATCATCGCCTCCCTCGTCATGCTCGGCACCGGATTGTGGTGGCTGCAACGCGCCGAAGCTGCGGCGCGCCGTGCCGGGGAAGGCTATGGCGATGATGTCGAGGGTGCGACCGAGCGCGCTGCCGCCGATGAGCTCGTGCGCGAACGTGCGACGACGGCGCGGGAGTTCGACCCGGCAGAGCTGCAACACGGGCATCGCAGCAGCGCCCCGTCGCCGGTTGTAAGTGCCATCGTGCCGCTGATCGTCGTCGTCGTCGTCAATCTCGCGATGTCGTTCGTCGTGCTGCCGCGGCTCGATGTCTCCTATCTCGCCGAGCAGCGCTTCGGCGAGACCTCGCTTGCCGCTGTGGCCGGCGTGTGGTCGGTCGCGGTCGCGCTGACCGCGGCCATCGTCACCACCATCGTGCTGAACTGGTCCCAGTTGCCGGCGTTGCGGCAGACCATGGATGCCGGCGCCAATGCGTCGGTGCTGCCGGCGTTCAGTGTCGCGAGCCTGGTCGGTTTTGGTGCGGTCGTGGCCGCGCTGCCGGCATTCACGACCGTGCGCGACTGGGTGCTCGCGATCGAAGGCGGCCCGCTGGTGTCGCTCGCGGTTGCAACCAACATCCTGGCCGCGCTGACCGGTTCGGCGTCAGGCGGCCTGACCATCGCGCTCGATGCGCTCGGGCAGACATATATGGAACTCGCCGCGCGCACGGGCATCGATGCCGCGCTGATGCATCGCGTCGCGGTGATCGGTTCGGGAACGCTCGACATCCTGCCACACAATGGCGCGGTGGTGAGCCTGCTCGCGATCTGCGGCCTGACGCATCGCGACAGCTATCTCGACATCGTCATGGTCGGCATCGTGACGTCGCTGCTGGCGCTGATGGCCGTGATCGCCCTGGGCAGCGCGGTCGGATCGTTCTGA
- a CDS encoding MDR family MFS transporter — MSNSLTISTPAPTMPAATPERVAADPNRASATVWVAVFAAMIGAFMAILNIQITNASLLNIEGGIGTGVDNGSWISTSYLIGEIIVIPLTDYLSRVFSFRNIMLSFAALFAAFSVACAFTHDLPSMIAMRGFQGFFGGVLIPMAFTLVFTKLPKAQQPIGLAMFSLAVTFAPAIGPTIGGYLTENYGWQTIFYVNVLPTAIMVTILFFTLERQTINLALLREGDWFGIATMAVGLASLQAVLEEGNKDDWFGSPFIVRLAIIAAVSLSLFIYIELVVEKPLLRLRLLTQWNFGVGTIAAVFLGFALFGSVYLLPAYLGQVQGYNAEQIGNVLAWTGLPQLLLIPLVPKLMQRFDARYIATIGLLLFAASSFLNIQMSLDYSGDQFFIPNVVRAVGQALTLAPLSALSLGSVAPQDAPAASGISNMMRNLGGAIGTAVLATIVTKREQFHSNIIGHSVTLGREEVRARIAQMTDYFIAHGVPDPNAAREQAIIALGKTVKRQALVMGFSDTFAVIGVVLVLAAIAVLLTRRVKAVGGGGAH; from the coding sequence ATGTCAAACAGCCTCACAATCTCGACGCCAGCGCCCACAATGCCGGCCGCGACGCCTGAGCGCGTCGCCGCCGATCCCAATCGCGCGAGCGCCACGGTCTGGGTCGCCGTCTTCGCGGCGATGATCGGCGCCTTCATGGCGATCCTGAACATCCAGATCACCAACGCCTCGCTGCTCAACATCGAGGGCGGCATCGGCACCGGTGTCGACAACGGATCCTGGATCTCGACGTCGTATCTGATCGGCGAGATCATCGTGATCCCGTTGACCGACTATCTGTCGCGGGTATTCTCGTTCCGCAACATCATGCTGAGCTTTGCCGCGCTGTTTGCGGCCTTCTCTGTCGCCTGTGCCTTCACTCACGATCTGCCCTCGATGATCGCGATGCGCGGTTTTCAGGGCTTCTTCGGCGGCGTGCTGATCCCGATGGCCTTCACGCTGGTCTTCACCAAGCTGCCGAAGGCCCAGCAGCCGATCGGCCTTGCCATGTTCTCGCTCGCCGTGACCTTCGCACCCGCGATCGGCCCGACCATCGGCGGCTATCTCACCGAGAATTACGGCTGGCAGACCATCTTCTATGTCAACGTGCTGCCCACCGCCATCATGGTAACCATCCTCTTCTTCACCCTGGAGCGCCAGACGATCAACCTCGCCCTGCTGCGCGAAGGCGACTGGTTTGGCATCGCGACCATGGCGGTTGGGCTCGCCTCGCTTCAGGCCGTGCTCGAGGAAGGCAACAAGGACGACTGGTTCGGCTCGCCCTTCATCGTGCGGCTCGCCATCATCGCTGCCGTCAGCCTGTCGTTGTTCATCTATATCGAGCTGGTGGTCGAGAAGCCGTTGCTCCGCTTGCGCCTGCTGACGCAATGGAATTTCGGCGTCGGCACGATCGCCGCGGTGTTCCTCGGCTTTGCGCTGTTCGGCTCGGTCTATCTGCTGCCGGCCTATCTCGGCCAGGTGCAGGGCTACAATGCCGAGCAGATCGGCAACGTGCTGGCCTGGACCGGCCTGCCGCAGCTCCTGCTGATTCCGCTGGTGCCGAAGCTGATGCAGCGGTTCGACGCGCGCTATATCGCCACCATCGGCCTCTTGCTGTTCGCCGCGAGCTCGTTCCTGAATATTCAGATGTCGCTCGATTATTCCGGCGATCAGTTCTTCATCCCCAACGTCGTTCGCGCGGTGGGCCAGGCCTTGACGCTGGCGCCGCTGTCAGCGCTCAGCCTCGGCAGCGTCGCGCCGCAGGACGCGCCTGCGGCGTCGGGCATCTCCAACATGATGCGTAACCTCGGCGGCGCCATCGGCACAGCGGTGCTCGCCACCATCGTCACCAAGCGCGAGCAGTTCCACTCCAACATCATCGGCCATTCCGTCACGCTCGGCCGCGAGGAGGTCCGCGCCCGGATCGCGCAGATGACGGATTACTTCATCGCCCACGGCGTGCCCGACCCCAACGCCGCACGCGAGCAGGCAATCATCGCACTCGGCAAGACAGTGAAGCGCCAGGCACTGGTGATGGGCTTTTCCGACACCTTTGCAGTGATCGGCGTGGTGCTGGTGCTCGCCGCGATCGCAGTGCTGCTGACGCGGCGCGTGAAGGCGGTCGGCGGCGGGGGCGCGCATTAG
- a CDS encoding HlyD family secretion protein → MTVHTNPSKTESTLVPTPAPESLLAAAPPPAPRRKLSLRKLLLAGVAAAALAGATWYGYDYWTVGRFLVSTDDAYVKADNTTIAPKVSGYLDRVLVGDNEHVKVGQVLARIDDRDFRVALDQAKADVAAANATVTSKQAQLEVQDATIAAAKATIDVDTAAKTFAQQENKRYTDLAATGYGSVQNAQQAQARDAGADAAIQRDTANLASALKQVELLKAEIAQANAAAARATALQHQAELNLGYTMIVSPIDGVIGNRTLRVGQFVQAGTQLMSIVPAEGAYVVANFKETQLTHVRAGQEVEIEVDTFPGQVVHGHVDSVAPASGQEFALLPPDNATGNFTKIVQRIPVKIALDAETQPAIELRPGMSVIPTIATRSAPTAQAATTPKAKLVSGGSCHVKQPHNLDASAHNAGRDA, encoded by the coding sequence ATGACCGTGCACACCAATCCATCCAAGACTGAATCCACCCTGGTTCCAACGCCTGCGCCGGAAAGCCTCCTGGCCGCCGCGCCACCCCCCGCTCCGCGCCGAAAGCTGAGCCTTCGCAAGCTGTTGCTGGCGGGAGTGGCGGCCGCGGCACTGGCCGGCGCAACCTGGTACGGCTACGATTACTGGACCGTCGGCCGGTTCCTGGTTTCCACTGATGACGCCTATGTGAAGGCCGACAACACCACCATCGCGCCGAAGGTCAGCGGCTATCTCGATCGCGTCCTGGTCGGCGATAACGAGCATGTGAAGGTCGGCCAGGTTCTGGCCCGGATCGACGACCGCGACTTCCGCGTCGCGCTCGACCAGGCCAAGGCGGATGTCGCCGCAGCCAACGCAACGGTGACCAGCAAGCAGGCGCAGCTCGAAGTTCAAGACGCGACGATCGCCGCGGCGAAAGCGACCATCGACGTCGACACTGCGGCGAAGACGTTCGCGCAGCAGGAAAACAAGCGCTACACCGACCTCGCTGCAACCGGCTATGGCAGCGTGCAGAACGCGCAGCAGGCGCAGGCGCGCGATGCCGGCGCCGACGCCGCGATCCAGCGCGACACCGCCAATCTCGCTTCGGCCCTCAAGCAGGTCGAGCTCCTGAAGGCGGAGATCGCGCAGGCCAATGCGGCTGCCGCCCGTGCTACCGCGCTTCAGCACCAGGCCGAGCTCAATCTCGGCTACACCATGATCGTCTCTCCGATCGACGGCGTCATCGGCAACCGCACGCTTCGCGTCGGCCAGTTCGTGCAGGCCGGAACGCAGCTGATGTCGATCGTGCCGGCCGAGGGCGCCTATGTGGTCGCCAATTTCAAGGAGACCCAGCTGACCCATGTCCGTGCGGGACAAGAGGTCGAGATCGAGGTCGACACCTTCCCGGGCCAGGTGGTGCACGGTCACGTCGATTCCGTCGCGCCGGCCAGCGGTCAGGAGTTCGCCCTGCTGCCGCCGGACAACGCCACTGGCAATTTCACCAAGATCGTGCAGCGCATCCCCGTGAAGATCGCGCTGGATGCCGAAACGCAGCCTGCGATCGAGCTGCGGCCCGGCATGTCCGTCATCCCGACGATCGCAACCCGTTCAGCGCCGACCGCGCAAGCGGCAACGACGCCCAAAGCGAAACTTGTTTCCGGAGGGTCGTGCCATGTCAAACAGCCTCACAATCTCGACGCCAGCGCCCACAATGCCGGCCGCGACGCCTGA
- a CDS encoding TetR/AcrR family transcriptional regulator: protein MAQAKPESECRPRGRPPVRSDEETKRIVFEAARHAFAVDGYAATSTEALARAAGISTKTLYRLFPGKAALFEAMCADRLEQLLSAVDLQAGDEVDIETGLRAALLACADIALDPEVVALQRMVLQESAAFPDLAANFYKNGISRTATALAKWLRVRVKKQLIVLDDVDEAAGMLMGMLASAPQRAAIYGGISLPSRKDIERRVRNCATLFLNGCRVTSA from the coding sequence ATGGCTCAGGCAAAACCCGAAAGTGAGTGCCGCCCGCGCGGCCGGCCGCCGGTGCGCAGCGACGAGGAGACGAAGCGGATCGTGTTCGAGGCCGCGCGCCACGCCTTTGCCGTCGACGGCTATGCGGCGACGAGCACCGAGGCGCTGGCGCGCGCCGCCGGCATCTCCACCAAGACGCTGTATCGTCTGTTTCCAGGCAAGGCCGCATTGTTCGAGGCGATGTGCGCTGACAGGCTCGAACAATTGCTGTCCGCCGTCGATCTTCAGGCCGGCGACGAGGTCGATATCGAAACGGGCTTGCGTGCCGCGCTGCTTGCCTGTGCGGATATCGCACTCGATCCGGAGGTCGTGGCCTTGCAGCGCATGGTGCTGCAGGAATCTGCCGCGTTCCCCGATCTCGCCGCGAACTTCTACAAGAACGGCATTTCCCGCACCGCGACCGCGCTGGCGAAATGGCTTCGTGTCCGGGTGAAAAAGCAACTGATCGTGCTCGACGACGTCGACGAAGCCGCCGGCATGCTGATGGGCATGCTCGCCTCCGCACCGCAGCGTGCGGCCATCTATGGCGGTATATCCCTGCCGTCGCGCAAGGATATCGAGCGGCGTGTGCGCAATTGCGCAACTCTGTTCCTGAATGGTTGTCGCGTCACATCAGCGTGA
- a CDS encoding MarR family winged helix-turn-helix transcriptional regulator, whose protein sequence is MRNKDVAAKRHRLIYLLSVAQRRLQRWIAAQRGNGVTPTQAGLLFILGRQDGILMGEAGAALDLGPAGISGLVDRSAAARLVERRADREDGRAWRIWLTPKGRAVLSDTKASTAQINAALTQGFTSAEIDIVARWLTSIQDKFPRDPTRDPED, encoded by the coding sequence ATGCGAAATAAAGACGTCGCAGCGAAGCGCCATCGGCTGATCTATCTGTTGAGCGTCGCGCAGCGGCGGTTGCAGCGCTGGATAGCGGCCCAGCGCGGGAATGGGGTCACGCCGACGCAAGCAGGACTGTTGTTCATTCTCGGCAGGCAGGACGGCATCCTGATGGGCGAGGCGGGCGCCGCGCTCGATCTCGGGCCGGCTGGAATTTCCGGCCTGGTCGATCGCTCGGCGGCGGCAAGGCTGGTCGAGCGGCGTGCCGACCGCGAGGACGGGCGCGCATGGCGGATCTGGCTGACCCCGAAAGGCCGCGCGGTGTTGTCGGATACGAAAGCTTCGACCGCGCAAATCAACGCGGCGTTGACGCAGGGATTTACCAGCGCGGAGATCGACATCGTCGCGCGCTGGCTGACCAGTATTCAGGACAAGTTTCCGAGAGACCCTACGAGAGATCCAGAGGACTGA